The DNA window CCAGGCACGATCAGGGTGTTGTCGTTGGCGGTGGCCACCAGCAGCCCCGAGAGGACGGCGAGGCCCAGCGGATCGCGCTGCCGCCACGCCGCCGCGGCCGCCACCCCCAGCAGCACGAACAGCCCCAGCAGGCCCAGCGGCCCGGCCTCGGCCAGTTCCTGCAGCGTGACGTTGTGGGCGATCAGCCACGGCTGTCCCAGGCGGTCGATCCAGGTGGGACATGGCGTGACGCTGCCGTCGGGGGCCGGCCACAGCGTGCAGCCCTCGCCGGGCGGGGACAGCCGGACCCCCAGACGGTAGCTGCCCACCCCACTGACCGGTTCGCTGCGGATCACCGACAGCACGTTGTTCCAGACCAGATCGCGCCCGGAGGTGTCGGCGTTGCTCAGGCGGCTGACGGCAGGCAGGTCCAGCCGCTGTCCCAGATAAAAGCCTCCGGCCAGCAGCGCCGCCCCGGCCAGGATGCCCAGCGCCATCCGGCGGCTCTGGCGCACCGCAAAACCCAGCGCCGTGCCGATCAAAGCGGCGGCCAGCGGCCCCCGGCTGCCCGACAGCAGCAGCATGCCCAGCGCCGCCGTGCCCAGCGGCACACGCCACCACAGGCGTCCTCCGGCGAACAGGCTTACCCAGATGCCCGCCGCACCGGCCAGCCCCAGCGTGATGGGCGTCATGTAGGGATGGCCCAGGCGCTGGCTCAGGGGGTTGAGGCCGTCAAGGCCCGTCAGGCCCAGCGCCGTGACGTACACCGCTGCCAGGCCGATGCCCAGCGGCGCCAGTTGCCGGGTGCTGTGCAGGGACGCGCCCAGCCCCATGAAGCCGAACATCAGCAGCGTGCGGGCCAACGCCAGCCCGGAGTTGATCAGTGGCTCCGGGGTCAGCAGGGCGGGCAGTTGCTGGCTCAGGGCATAGAAGCCCAGCACCCACCATGCGGCGCGGGGCAGTCGGCGCAGCCCGGGCAGCGCGAATACCGCCGCTGGTGCCAAGAAATACAGCGGGGCCAGCAGCGCCAGCCACACGCGAATCCACAGCGGGGCCGGGGCGACAGGGACTGTGGAGCGGGCCGTGCGATCAGTCGCGCTCATGAAGGGACCGACACAGAAGGACGCAGCTCACAGCTGACAGTGGCGAGGCAGGAGGAACGTGTTGCCCTTTGCTGCGTGGCCGCTCAGCCCCGGCCTGTCGGCAGCACCGGGGCCGTGCCCTCTTTGGCGTCCGCCGTGCCATAGGCGTAGGCGTAATACGAGTCTCCCGTCCGTGCGAGCTTGTTCAGCACGATGCCCAGCACGCTCACGTTGGCCACCCGCGCGTTTTGCAGGCTGCGTTCCACGTCGTTCAGGCGGGTCTTGCCGCCTTCCACCACCAGAATTACGCCGTCGGTGTAGGGCGCCACGGCCAGCGTATCGGGCAGGCCCAGCATAGGGGGCGTGTCGATCAGCACGTAGTCGTAGCCCTGTGCCCAGCGGTCCAGGTAGGTGCGGAAGGCCGGCTGGTTCAAGATGCTGCCCGCGCCGTCTCCGCGGTGGGGGGTGCCGGCGGGCAGCAGGTCCACGTTGGTGCCCACGCGGGTGGCGTGGGCCGCGTCGGGCCGCAGGAACATCTCGGTCACGGTGTTGGCCGGTGGCAGCGAGGCGTCGGTGCCGGGCAGCGCGTGGGTGCCGATACGGTCCGGCCCCCAGACCTTGAGCTGGGTGGGGCGGCGCAGGTCGGCGTCGATGACCAGCACCCTCTGTCCGGCGGCCCCCAGGCTCTCGGCCAGGGCCGCCGTCATCGAACTTTTGCCCTCGCCGGGATACGAGCTGGAGATCACCAGCCGGCGGTGCTCGCGGTCCCCCAGCATGGACTGCACGTTGATCCGCAGGAAGCCGATGCTCTCATACAGCGGGCCGCTGTGGCTGGCGGGCAGAAAGCCCTGCGCCAGGTTGCGGCGGCGCACCAGCGGCAGTTGGGCCAGTACCGGCAGCCCCAGCGGCAGCAGGTCCTCGGTGCCGTTGACCCGGCGACGCAGGCTGTCACTCAGCAACACCAGTCCGGTGGCCAGGAACAGCGCGAGTAGCCCGGCCAGCGCCGCATTCCGCAGCGGGCGCGGCGACACGGGGCGGGTGGGGGCCACCGCCTCGGCCACCGGGAGCAGCGTTCCAGTGGCTGCCGTTTCCAGCACGGCCATCTGCGACAGGTTCTGCAGCACCTGGCCGCGCGCAGCCACCAGGCTCTGGCGTTCCAGCGGGTCATTAATTGCCTCAATGCGCGCCGTCAGGTTCTGAAGCTGTCCCTGCAAGCTCTGGCGCGAGCGCGTCACGCTCTGCTTGGCACGGGCGTTGTCCCAGTCCAGCAGCGCGGCGACGCCGTCCTCAGCCAGCTGGCGGGCCGCCTCGGGGGTCTCGCCCTGTGCCTGGATTTCGTACACGCCGCGCTGCTGGGTGTCCAGGCGGGCGCGGACCTTCAGCCGGTTGAAGGAGTTTGCCGACAGTTCCCGGCTCAGGTCGTCGCTCATCTTGCGGATGATCTCGGGGGGCAGGTCGCTCTTTTCCAGTTTGTCGACGATGGTGGCCACCAGACTGCGACTGTGCAGCACCTGCTCCACTGCGCCCTGCGGCAGCGGCGGGGCCGTGACCAGGGTGTTGTTGATCAGCGAGTTCTGGGCGTTGCTGTCCACCGCGATGATGCTGGCGCTGGACTCGTACACCGGAGCCTGTCGACTGGACAGCAGGTACGTCGCGCCCGCCACCACCAGCGGAGTCAGGATCAGCAGCGGCGCGTACCGTCTGAGGGTTCCGAACACCTGTCGGAGATCAATTTGATCCGCATTTGCGGGACGGGGAGGCACACTCTGCATTCAGCGTCAGTTTAGGCGCGAAAAGTGAGGAAACCCCACCTTTGAGTATGCAAGGCCGCCAGAATCCGTGCGGGGCGGCGGAACTGCCGGCGGTGTCCAGCATGACTGGACTTTTCCTTAGATCACCCCGCCCCCCAGCATCAGCCGCAGCGCGCCCAGCACGGCCACCACCGCGCTTAGGGTGACCGCCCCCCGGTCTCGCCCCAGCGCCCCGAAGATCAGGCCCAGCACGGCGGGCGGCAGTACGAAGATCCAGTTCAGCCAGCCGAAGAAGGGCAGAAAGCCCAGCAGCAGGCCCAGCGCAGCGAGGATGCCGAAGATCAGCGAGAGGACTCTCATGCCCCTCAGTACGTGCCTGTTTTGCGAGAAGTTGCAGGCGGACAGCCGGGGCCGGGACGCGCTAGCCTGCTGCGGTGACTTCCTCTGCCCCAAAAAAACCCGCTGGGCGCGGCGCGGCGCGGCTGCCCAGGGGGGCCAGGGCACGTGCCCCGCAGGTGCTGACCTCGCTGGAGCAGCTGTACCCCGACGCCCGCACCGAGCTTGTCTTCAACACGCCCTTCGAGCTGCTGGTCGCCACTGTCCTGAGCGCCCAGGCCACCGACGTCAGCGTGAACGCCGCCACGCCCGCCCTGTTCGAGCGGTACCCGGACGCCCACGCCATGAGTCAGGCTGAAGCGCAGGACATCGAGCCGTTGATTCGGCGTATCGGGCTGTACCGGGGCAAGGCGCGCAACCTGGCGGCGCTGGCCCGGCTGCTGGTGGAGCGGCACGGGGGCGAGGTGCCTAACGACTTCGATGCCGTCGTGGCCCTGCCCGGCGCGGGCCGCAAGACCGCCAACGTCGTTCTGAGCAATGCATATGGCTTTCCGGCCATCGCAGTGGACACCCACGTGGGCCGGCTGGCGCGTCGCCTGGGCCTGAGCGTGCAGACCAACCCGGACAAGGTGGAGCAAGACCTGCAGGGGTTGTTTCCGCGTGAGCGCTGGGTTTTCCTGCACCACGCGCTGATCCTGCACGGGCGCCGCGTGTGCATGGCACGCAACCCGCAGTGCGCGGCGTGCGAGATGGCGGCGTTCTGCCCGAAGATTGGGGTGGAGGCTTGAGGGGCAGCGGGACGCAGGACGCGGGACGCGGGAACTGCTCTTTACCCCGCACTGCCCACCGCCTCCCGCGCACACCCACCCCACAGGCCCCCCAGTGACCTGGCGCTTCTCCCCGCAGGTGTGGCTGTACCTGAGCACCTCGTTCTCCTTCGGGCTGGCGCAGGCGTTCCTGGCGCTGTTCCTGAACTTCTACCTGCGTGCGCTGGGGCTGGGGCCGGAGTGGCAGGGCATCATGAACGCGCTGCCCGCGCTGACGCTGGTCTTTCTGAGCCTGCCGGCCGTGGCGCTGGCCCGGCGCATCAGCAACGCGCACACCATCAAGATCGGCGTGGCCCTCAGCCTGCTGGGCACACTGATTCTGGCGCTGGCGGGGGGGCCGCTGGGCGTGGTCACGGGCGCGCTGGTGCAGGGCGCGGGCGCCGCGTTGCTGACCGTGGCCGGCTCGCCCTTCATGGCGAACAACAGCGACGAGAAAAGTCGCGTGACCCTGTTCAGCGTGCAGAGCGCCCTGATGACCGGCGCGGGCTTCGTGGGCAACATGATCGGCGGGCGCGTGCCCGAGGCCTACGCGCTGGTCACCGCCACCGAGCCGGGGGGGCTGGGAGCGCTCAGAACCGCGCTGCTCGTCGCCACCGCGCTGCAACTGCTGGGCCTGCTGCCCGCCTTGAAGCTCAAGCCCAGCGGCAAGACCTCGCAGACCGGGCGCAGCTTCGCCGTGCGCGACAAGCGGGCCATGTTCCGGCTGATCTTTCCTAACCTGCTCGTCGGCCTGGGGGCCGGGGCCACCATCCCGTTTCTGAACGTGTTTATCGAGGGCAAGTTCCAGATCAACTACGCCAGCCTGGGGCAGCTGTTCGCATGGGCCAGCCTGGCGACGGCGGCCACCGCGCTGCTGCAGCCGCTGCTGGTACGCCGCCTGGGGCAGTTGCAGGTGGTGTTGCTGGTGCAGGCCAGCAGCCTGCCTTTCCTAGCGTTGCTGGGCTTCGCGCCGCAGCTGTGGATGGTTACGCTGGCGCTGTTCACGCGCGGGGCGCTGATGAACGCCGCTGGGCCGGTGTACGGGGCCTACGCCATGTCCTCATTGGAGGAAAATGACCGTCCGATGTACTCGGCCCTGAACGTGATCGCCTGGGACTCCGGCTGGGCGCTCAGCAGCGTGCTGGCGGGGGTGGTGCGCGGCCAGTTGCCGTTCACGCTGGCCTTTCAGGTGCTGTTCGCGTGGACGCTGGTGATGTATGGCGGCAGCGTGCTGGCCATCTACCTGGGGCTGTACCGCCCGGCGCAGCGGCAGGCGCTGACGTTGCCGGTTTGAAGAGAGGAGGCAATGCGCGGTACGTAGTCCCCTCCTCTTTTCCCACGCCCCGCGTCCTGCTTACCGCGTACCTATCAACGCAACCCGCCTCACATCCCCCGCGTCCCGGCTCTGTTAGCCTGTTTCGTTCGAGTGGGGCCGCCCTTTGTCGTGTCGAAACCGGTGTCCCTCAGCAGCAGGCCAGCGTTTTTCCTGGCCAGAGGGGTGATTTTCTTTGACCACAGCAGTGACCGCCGCCAAGCAACCCACGTCCGATGTCTTTCCCGCACCGATCAAATCCGTCGAGGCCGGCAGCGCCGCCGCAAAGGCGGGCGTGCGCCCCGGCGACGTGCTGCTGCGCGTCAACGGGCAGGCCGTGACCGACGTGCTGGCCTACCGTCACCTGCTGTCGCAGGGGCAGGCCACGCTGGAAATCGCCCGCCCGAAAGAGGCCCCGCGCGCCATGACCGGCGTGCCCGGCACCGCCCAGGATCACCACCGCCTGCAGATGACCGCGCCGCCCAGCCTGGACGATACCTTCACCTTCGACGTGGAGTGGGAGGATCCGGGCCTGGAATTTGAGGAAGTGCTGTTCGACGGCATTCACCTGTGCGCCAACAAGTGCGATTTCTGCTACGTCCATCAGATGCCGCGCGGCTTTCGCAAGAGCCTGTACATCATGGACGACGACTACCGCCTGTCGTTCCTGTACGGCTCCTTCGTCACGCTGACCAACCTGTCTGAAGGCGACATCAACCGGATTCTGGACGAGAACCTCTCGCCGCTGTACATCTCGGTGCACACCGCCAATCAGGATCTGCGCCAGAACATGATGAAATGGTGGAAGCTCAAGGTCAAAGACGAGAAGGCCGTGCAGATCCGCAACATGATCGAGCGGCTGGAAAGCATTGACCTGTACACCCAGATCGTGCTGGTGCCCGAGCGCAATGACGGTGAGAATCTCGACGACACCGTGGAGTACCTGAGCAGCCGTCCCAACGTGATCAGCGCGGCGGTGGTGCCCATCGGCCTGACCTCGCACCGCACCAACCTGCCGGACGTGCGGACGTTCAACAGGGAGGAGGCCCGCGACAGCCTGCGCCGCCTGAACGTGTGGCGCAAGAAATTTCTGACCGAGCGCGGCACCCGGTTCGTGTTTCCCAGCGATGAGCTGTACCTGCTGGCCGGGGAGCCGCTGCCCAGCGAGGAGGAATACGAGGGCTTCCCCATGCTGGAAAACGGCGTGGGCATGATCCGCGACTTCCTGACCGAAGCGCTGCCGGAACTGCCCGCCGCTCTGCCGGAACCGCGCCGGGTGATTCTGGGCACGGGGACGCTGTTCGCGGAGTCGTTAGACCGGGCCGTGGAGCCGCTGCGGGCCATCGAGGGCCTGACGCTGGAAGTCCGGGCCGTGACCAACAAGACCTTTGGCCCGGTGACCACGGTGGCGGGCCTGCTGACCGGGCGCTGCTTCCGGCACGCCATCAAGACCGGCGAGGCGGATCTGTTGATCGTGCCGCCCACCACGCTGCGCTACGGCACTGAGCTGATGCTGGACGACGTGAGCCTGGATGAGCTGCGACAGGAATTCCGCATGGACGTGCGGGCCGGCGGCGCGACGCTGGGTGAACTGGCCCGCGTGATCCTGGACGGCGCCCAGAGCAGCGGCCACCAGTGGGGCATGAGCGCCCACGCCGTCAAGGACAGCGGGCACACGCCGCTGGAAATTGAGGTGGCGGAGCGGGGGATGCGCGGGCAGGCGTAGAGACTGTTGAAGCCAGAGGCCAGCCACCCGGAGACAGTCTCCGGGTGGCTGGCTCTTTTCGATCGAGTGCCATGCTGCAAACGCGCTACGGCACCACCACTTTCCCCAGCGTGCCGTAATCGGCCAGCACCGCCTCGCCCACCGCCGCCGCCGTGCCTTCCCGCACCAGGGCCACCACCGCGCCGCCAAAACCCGCTCCGGTGATCCGCGCCCCGAACACGTCCGAGTGGGCCTGCAGCAGCGCCACCAGCTCGTCCACCAGCGGATGCGATACGGCGTAGTCGTCGCGCAGGCTGGCATGCGTGGCATTCATCAACTGACCGAACTGGGCAGCGTCCGCTTCCAGACCCTCAAGTACCCTGGCATTCTCGGAGACCACATGGCGGGCACGTTCCCTCAGCGGTGAGGGCAGCGCTTCCACAGTGGCGATGTCGGTCACGTCGCGCAGCTGCTTGACGCCCAGCAACCGCGCGGCCTCCTCCACCTGGGCGCGGCGTTCGTTGTAGCCGCTCTCGGCCAATCGGCGCGGCACGCCCGAGTCCATGACCAGGATTTCGGCCCCGGTTGGAAAAGGCACCACACGGCGTTCCAGGCCGCGGGTGTCGATCAGCAGCATGGTGCGGGTGTCGGCCAGGCTGGAGGCCAGCTGATCCATCACGCCGCACTGGACGCCCACGAACTCATGTTCCACCTGCACGCCCCTCAACGCCAGCGCCACGTCGTCCAGTTCCAGCCCGTACACCTCCCGCAAGGCACGTAATGTCGCCACTTCCAGCGCCGCGCTGCTGCTCAGGCCGCCGCTGGGCACCGTGCTGGAGACGTGGACATTCAGCCCTTCGGTCACGCCGCTCAGGTTCAGGCAACCGGTCAGGTACGGCGCGAAGTCCTCGCCCACCTCCCCCACCGCGACGCGCAACGTTTTTTCGAGGTTGGCGCTGTACAGCACATGCTGACCCGTTCCATTCCGGCCAAGGCCCACCGTCGCCTGCTGTGGAATGGCGGTGGGCAGCACGAAGCCGCCCTGGTAGTCGGTATGTTCGCCCAGCAGGTTCACCCGGCCCGGTGCGGAGGCCGTGACCTCCGGCGCGCCTCCAAAGACATCTTCAAACGTCTTCAAGAGTCACCTTCCGCAGTTCCGCCGCCGCCACTTCGGGGAACTTGTCGTTGGCGAACTCCCCCGCGCCCTGCTCGGTGCCCGCCAGGTATTTCATGCGGCCCGCCGCCCGCAGGTACGGGTACAGCTCGATGTGCAGCGGGAACTCCGGGTGCGGCGCGTCCAGCGGCGCCTGATGCACGGTCATGAGGTACGGCATCCGCACGCCGAACAGCGCGTCCAGGCGCAGCAGCGCATCTTTCAATGTGCGGGCGAAGGCGTCGCGCTCGTCGTCAGTCAGCTCGGACAGCAGCGACACAGGCCGGGCCGGGAGAATCCACGTCTCGTAGGTGTAGCGGGCAAAGGGCGGCACCACGCTCAGCGCCGCCCCCTCGTCGTGCACGATCCGCTCGCCCGCCTCCCGCTCGGCGGCCACGAAGTCGGCGAGCCAGGGATTGCCCGTTTCCGAGTGATGCTTGCGCGCCATGTCCAGCATCCGCATCGCTACGGGCGGGAGGTGGTCATAGGCGTAGATCTGGCCGTGCGGGTGGTGCAGGGTCACGCCCACCTCCACGCCCCGGTTCTCGAAGGCCAGCACACTTTGAATGATCCCGCCTGCCGCGAACCGGGACGTTCGATCCGCCCACACGGAGAGCAAAAGGCTCATCTGGGCGTCGCTCAGGTCAGCCAGCCGTCCCGCCGCGTTCTGGCTGAAGACGACGACTTCACACGCGCCCACGCCTGCACGGGTGTGGGCCGGGCCGGGCGGAGGTTCAGGGGCGTCCAGCGTCAGGCTGGGAAACCGGTTGGCGAACACCGCCAGATCGTAGGTGCCGCGTGGCAGCTCGGTGGGATGTTCCGGATCAGCGGTGGGCGCGAGCGGGTTGTATTCGGGCGGGGGCAGAAAGGTGCGGCCCAGGCGGTGGGCGGCGTACATGACCCATTCGCCGCGCAGGGGGTGCCAGCGCATCACCGGGCGAGCGTCCACCGCCTCCGGGCTGGGGCTGGGAATCTCGGATGTGACCACGATGGGTTGCAAGCCGTACAGCGTCAGTGGGCGGCCATCCGGCTTGACGAACTCCTGCTGGTGGATGGGGTGCGCGACGGAGGTCATAACGGCCATTGTGCCCCGTGCGGCGGCACATCTCCCACGCGCGAATCGGTGAGATTGAACCTCGCGCGGCTGAAGTGGGTCACGGCTCCTCCGAAACTCTCGGTGAGGGTGGTGGGGCGGTCTGGCGCGCTGATCTCCAGGCACCGCCGCAGCAGGGCCAGCCCTTCCTCATCCAACATGGCAATCGGATCGCTGCTGGCGCGCAGGCCGCCCACCACGTCCAGCATGGCCGCCACCGTGTGGCGCTCGGTGGCCGTCAGCAGGCTCAGCTCTCGGCGGCAGATCGCCACGTCCGGGTCTGGCTGATACCAGGAATGCTGATACCAGCGCGACAGCGCGGTGTGCAGCGCGTTGCGGGCGCTGGGGCCGGTGGCGTCGCCCAGCCAGATACGGCGCGAGTCCTCGTCCCACAGCGGGGCCACGTCCGGCCCGGTGCGCATGGCGTCCACGATCCCGACGCTGCTGGCAAGCGGTGCGCCGCAGCCCAGCAGGAAGGCGTCCTCGCCCGCACCGTCGCGCAACGCCTGCAGCCCGTTGCGGTACGCCTGGGCACGGCCCACCGACGGGTCATGCCGCACCCCCGGCAGCGCCGCGCCGTACAGGAAATCCAGCTTCAGGTACGGGTAGCCCCAGCCGCGCGCGGTGGCCGCCAGCTCGCGCAGCCAGGCCAGGACTTCCGGGTGGGTGGTGTCCAGCGCGTGATACGCCCCGCCCCAGTTGTGGCCCACCGCCAGCGGCAAATCGTCCTTGCCGCGCAGCATCCAGTCCGGGTGATCGCGGAACAACTGCGAGGTGGGCGAGGCCAGAAAGGGAGCCAGCCACAGCCCCGCCGTGAAGCCCAGTTCGTTCAGCTCTGCCGGAAGATCACGCGCGTGGCCGCCAAAATGGTCCGAGGCCGTGAACCAGTCGCCCAGATCCGCCTGGAAACCGTCATCCAGCTGAAAGACGTCGAAGGGCAGGCCGTGTTCGCGGGCCAGCCGGGCGTTCTCCAGCATGGCGTCCAGTGTTACGTCGCGGTAATAGCTGTACCAGCTACACCAGACCCGCTGCGGCGCAGGGGTGCGGGCGTGCATATTCTGCCCCAGTTCGGCGGCGCGGCGTTCCAGCGTGCCGATCACGTCGCCTGTCTCGTCCCAGGTCAGCTCCACGGCTGGCCCCTCCACCGTGCCGGACACGCGCACCGTCTGGCCCTCGGCCCGCGCTTCCCAGTGGATGAAACTGTGGGTGGCGTCCCTCGCCGCGCCCACCCATCCCCCGCCGTCCGGGCGCACCAGCGCCAGCACGCTATGGCTGCGCCACACGCCCGCCTCGCCGCTGGGCAGGAAGGCCGGATCGTGGCCCTGCTCGTGCCGCCATTGCATCAGCGGGACGGCCTGCCTGTCGGTCAGCGGGCGCAGCTCGGCCTCGCTCCAGGACTGGTAGCCGCTGATCAGCACGCGCACCGTGGCGGGGTCAATGTTGAGCTTCCATTCAGCCATTCCCATTCTCCAACACAGTAAAGCTGACCGGCTCCAGCCTCCGCCCGTTCCACGTCACCGCGTCCGGATTCCAGTTCTGGAGCAGTGTCCGGCCTGCCCGGCGGCTGAGGCGCACGCCGTCTGGCAGGGGGGTCATGGAGACGTCCGCGTCCGCCAGCACCCCGGTCAGCACCGAGCCGACGAGCTTCTCGCTGTGCGCGCCGATCACGGTCACGCCGCCGTTGCGAATCACCGCGCTCTGGCCGTCCAGCGGGCCACCGGCGTAGGTGTACAGCGTTTCGGCATCCTGCGTGCGGTAGCTCTCGGCCCAGGCGTGGGCCTCGAATTGTCCGCCATCACCGTCGATTTTCTGGGAGAGGGTGGGCCGCAGGGAGTCGTATTGCAGCAGCTTCGCGCCCACCAGGGCCGACAGCGGGCCAAATTGACCGTCTGCCCAGGTTTCCCCGCCCGGCGTGCGGAAGGCGGTGCGCGGGCCGCAGACCAGTTTCGCCCCAGCCTGCACCGCTGCCGTCCAGTGCGCCGCCCGCTCCTTCGACACCAGCGTGATGGCGGGTGCGACGACGACGGCGTACCCACTCAAATCCGCATCGGCGTGGATCACATCGACATCCACGCCCAGCCCACGCAGCGCCATGTAATAGGTCAAGGTCTGCGTCCAGTAGCTCAGGTTGGCGCTGTGCTTCTGCTCGTCGTAGAGCCACAGGCTGTCGTAGTCGTGCAGCACGGCAACTTTTGCGGAAACCTCGCCCACCGGGAACTGTGTGGTGTCCAGTTCGGCCACTTCTGTGAAACCTCGATCCGGCGTCTCGTCGTGCCTCAGCAGGCCGCTGTGCATGACCTCCTGCGCCATCGTGGCGGCCCGCCAGCGGAAGTAGCTGACGACATCCGCGCCGTGCGCCCAGGCCTGCGCCGTCCACAGTTGCACCGCCCCATCGGCGGGCAGCGGGTTGAAGGGCGCCCAGTTGACCTGCCCACACTGCTGCTCCATCACCCACGGGCCGTTCGGTGTGCCCGCGCCGTTGCGGCCCAGCGCATTCTTTCCGCCCAGCAGACCCCGGTACAGATCGTGGTTGAAGGCGAT is part of the Deinococcus radiopugnans ATCC 19172 genome and encodes:
- a CDS encoding O-antigen ligase family protein, with protein sequence MSATDRTARSTVPVAPAPLWIRVWLALLAPLYFLAPAAVFALPGLRRLPRAAWWVLGFYALSQQLPALLTPEPLINSGLALARTLLMFGFMGLGASLHSTRQLAPLGIGLAAVYVTALGLTGLDGLNPLSQRLGHPYMTPITLGLAGAAGIWVSLFAGGRLWWRVPLGTAALGMLLLSGSRGPLAAALIGTALGFAVRQSRRMALGILAGAALLAGGFYLGQRLDLPAVSRLSNADTSGRDLVWNNVLSVIRSEPVSGVGSYRLGVRLSPPGEGCTLWPAPDGSVTPCPTWIDRLGQPWLIAHNVTLQELAEAGPLGLLGLFVLLGVAAAAAWRQRDPLGLAVLSGLLVATANDNTLIVPGPFVGELFWVTAGCVLARMPQRSPAVGWAGGVAAAGLLAALSFPLLVGALRPAPPIQASLDALIAPRQVQDTQNYQAFVRLNLPPGAYRVSLRACQESCSTILTLPVTAPASGPTPLLKLGGNLYDTAEQRVELLLYPGKGSVRPQPLAQTSWTVTRVRKEATP
- the galK gene encoding galactokinase: MKTFEDVFGGAPEVTASAPGRVNLLGEHTDYQGGFVLPTAIPQQATVGLGRNGTGQHVLYSANLEKTLRVAVGEVGEDFAPYLTGCLNLSGVTEGLNVHVSSTVPSGGLSSSAALEVATLRALREVYGLELDDVALALRGVQVEHEFVGVQCGVMDQLASSLADTRTMLLIDTRGLERRVVPFPTGAEILVMDSGVPRRLAESGYNERRAQVEEAARLLGVKQLRDVTDIATVEALPSPLRERARHVVSENARVLEGLEADAAQFGQLMNATHASLRDDYAVSHPLVDELVALLQAHSDVFGARITGAGFGGAVVALVREGTAAAVGEAVLADYGTLGKVVVP
- a CDS encoding MFS transporter, giving the protein MTWRFSPQVWLYLSTSFSFGLAQAFLALFLNFYLRALGLGPEWQGIMNALPALTLVFLSLPAVALARRISNAHTIKIGVALSLLGTLILALAGGPLGVVTGALVQGAGAALLTVAGSPFMANNSDEKSRVTLFSVQSALMTGAGFVGNMIGGRVPEAYALVTATEPGGLGALRTALLVATALQLLGLLPALKLKPSGKTSQTGRSFAVRDKRAMFRLIFPNLLVGLGAGATIPFLNVFIEGKFQINYASLGQLFAWASLATAATALLQPLLVRRLGQLQVVLLVQASSLPFLALLGFAPQLWMVTLALFTRGALMNAAGPVYGAYAMSSLEENDRPMYSALNVIAWDSGWALSSVLAGVVRGQLPFTLAFQVLFAWTLVMYGGSVLAIYLGLYRPAQRQALTLPV
- a CDS encoding P-loop NTPase, with the protein product MQSVPPRPANADQIDLRQVFGTLRRYAPLLILTPLVVAGATYLLSSRQAPVYESSASIIAVDSNAQNSLINNTLVTAPPLPQGAVEQVLHSRSLVATIVDKLEKSDLPPEIIRKMSDDLSRELSANSFNRLKVRARLDTQQRGVYEIQAQGETPEAARQLAEDGVAALLDWDNARAKQSVTRSRQSLQGQLQNLTARIEAINDPLERQSLVAARGQVLQNLSQMAVLETAATGTLLPVAEAVAPTRPVSPRPLRNAALAGLLALFLATGLVLLSDSLRRRVNGTEDLLPLGLPVLAQLPLVRRRNLAQGFLPASHSGPLYESIGFLRINVQSMLGDREHRRLVISSSYPGEGKSSMTAALAESLGAAGQRVLVIDADLRRPTQLKVWGPDRIGTHALPGTDASLPPANTVTEMFLRPDAAHATRVGTNVDLLPAGTPHRGDGAGSILNQPAFRTYLDRWAQGYDYVLIDTPPMLGLPDTLAVAPYTDGVILVVEGGKTRLNDVERSLQNARVANVSVLGIVLNKLARTGDSYYAYAYGTADAKEGTAPVLPTGRG
- the nth gene encoding endonuclease III; protein product: MTSSAPKKPAGRGAARLPRGARARAPQVLTSLEQLYPDARTELVFNTPFELLVATVLSAQATDVSVNAATPALFERYPDAHAMSQAEAQDIEPLIRRIGLYRGKARNLAALARLLVERHGGEVPNDFDAVVALPGAGRKTANVVLSNAYGFPAIAVDTHVGRLARRLGLSVQTNPDKVEQDLQGLFPRERWVFLHHALILHGRRVCMARNPQCAACEMAAFCPKIGVEA
- a CDS encoding glycoside hydrolase family 36 protein encodes the protein MAEWKLNIDPATVRVLISGYQSWSEAELRPLTDRQAVPLMQWRHEQGHDPAFLPSGEAGVWRSHSVLALVRPDGGGWVGAARDATHSFIHWEARAEGQTVRVSGTVEGPAVELTWDETGDVIGTLERRAAELGQNMHARTPAPQRVWCSWYSYYRDVTLDAMLENARLAREHGLPFDVFQLDDGFQADLGDWFTASDHFGGHARDLPAELNELGFTAGLWLAPFLASPTSQLFRDHPDWMLRGKDDLPLAVGHNWGGAYHALDTTHPEVLAWLRELAATARGWGYPYLKLDFLYGAALPGVRHDPSVGRAQAYRNGLQALRDGAGEDAFLLGCGAPLASSVGIVDAMRTGPDVAPLWDEDSRRIWLGDATGPSARNALHTALSRWYQHSWYQPDPDVAICRRELSLLTATERHTVAAMLDVVGGLRASSDPIAMLDEEGLALLRRCLEISAPDRPTTLTESFGGAVTHFSRARFNLTDSRVGDVPPHGAQWPL
- a CDS encoding DUF512 domain-containing protein, whose translation is MTTAVTAAKQPTSDVFPAPIKSVEAGSAAAKAGVRPGDVLLRVNGQAVTDVLAYRHLLSQGQATLEIARPKEAPRAMTGVPGTAQDHHRLQMTAPPSLDDTFTFDVEWEDPGLEFEEVLFDGIHLCANKCDFCYVHQMPRGFRKSLYIMDDDYRLSFLYGSFVTLTNLSEGDINRILDENLSPLYISVHTANQDLRQNMMKWWKLKVKDEKAVQIRNMIERLESIDLYTQIVLVPERNDGENLDDTVEYLSSRPNVISAAVVPIGLTSHRTNLPDVRTFNREEARDSLRRLNVWRKKFLTERGTRFVFPSDELYLLAGEPLPSEEEYEGFPMLENGVGMIRDFLTEALPELPAALPEPRRVILGTGTLFAESLDRAVEPLRAIEGLTLEVRAVTNKTFGPVTTVAGLLTGRCFRHAIKTGEADLLIVPPTTLRYGTELMLDDVSLDELRQEFRMDVRAGGATLGELARVILDGAQSSGHQWGMSAHAVKDSGHTPLEIEVAERGMRGQA
- the galT gene encoding galactose-1-phosphate uridylyltransferase, encoding MTSVAHPIHQQEFVKPDGRPLTLYGLQPIVVTSEIPSPSPEAVDARPVMRWHPLRGEWVMYAAHRLGRTFLPPPEYNPLAPTADPEHPTELPRGTYDLAVFANRFPSLTLDAPEPPPGPAHTRAGVGACEVVVFSQNAAGRLADLSDAQMSLLLSVWADRTSRFAAGGIIQSVLAFENRGVEVGVTLHHPHGQIYAYDHLPPVAMRMLDMARKHHSETGNPWLADFVAAEREAGERIVHDEGAALSVVPPFARYTYETWILPARPVSLLSELTDDERDAFARTLKDALLRLDALFGVRMPYLMTVHQAPLDAPHPEFPLHIELYPYLRAAGRMKYLAGTEQGAGEFANDKFPEVAAAELRKVTLEDV